A region of uncultured Desulfobacter sp. DNA encodes the following proteins:
- a CDS encoding ABC transporter permease subunit — protein MGLNSVTRAQFRRFYSVKRGFVSLVIILVLMFVSFFAEVFINSRALVVCYQGEFYFPTYKKDIIPGKTLGLDYSYEANYRELKQKMDREGGRGFVIMPIVPYNPYENDLRLDEYPPFPPSFSHRHFLGTDNVGRDVLARLVYGFRTAILFSLGLLFLNYTIGISLGCAMGYFGGKFDLFFQRVIEIWSNIPFLYVIIIISSIVVPSFMILILIMAFFGWISITWVMRTMTYREKEREYILAVRSLGASHMRIIFRHIIPNTISVIVTYAPFAISGGIVALTSLDYLGFGLPAPTPSWGELLSQGWQNMEAWWISGAVVSALVITLMTVTFIGEGIREAFDPRRHTVYE, from the coding sequence ATGGGATTAAATTCGGTCACCAGAGCACAGTTCAGACGCTTTTACAGCGTCAAAAGAGGTTTTGTGTCCCTTGTGATCATCCTGGTTTTGATGTTTGTCTCCTTTTTTGCCGAAGTGTTCATTAACTCCAGGGCCCTTGTGGTCTGCTACCAGGGAGAGTTTTATTTTCCCACTTACAAAAAGGATATCATTCCAGGAAAAACTCTGGGGCTGGATTATTCCTACGAAGCCAATTACAGGGAATTGAAGCAGAAAATGGACAGAGAGGGGGGGCGGGGTTTTGTGATTATGCCTATAGTGCCCTATAATCCCTATGAGAATGATCTTCGCCTTGATGAATACCCGCCGTTTCCGCCTTCGTTTTCCCACCGGCATTTCCTGGGCACGGACAACGTCGGCCGCGATGTCCTGGCCCGCCTGGTGTATGGATTTCGCACAGCCATTCTTTTCTCTTTAGGTCTGCTGTTTCTCAACTATACCATAGGTATATCCTTGGGGTGTGCCATGGGGTATTTCGGCGGAAAATTTGACCTGTTTTTCCAGCGGGTCATTGAGATCTGGAGCAATATCCCGTTTTTATACGTGATTATCATCATTTCATCCATTGTCGTGCCAAGCTTCATGATTCTGATTCTGATCATGGCCTTTTTCGGATGGATTTCCATTACCTGGGTGATGCGCACCATGACCTACCGGGAAAAGGAGCGTGAATATATCCTTGCGGTCCGGTCCCTGGGGGCTTCACACATGCGAATCATTTTTAGGCACATTATTCCCAACACCATATCCGTGATCGTTACCTATGCACCCTTTGCCATTTCAGGGGGAATTGTGGCCTTAACCTCCCTGGACTACCTGGGGTTCGGCCTGCCTGCACCCACCCCCTCCTGGGGAGAGCTCTTATCCCAGGGCTGGCAGAACATGGAGGCCTGGTGGATTTCCGGTGCTGTGGTGTCTGCCCTTGTCATAACCCTGATGACTGTCACCTTTATTGGTGAAGGCATCAGAGAGGCCTTTGATCCCCGGCGCCATACAGTGTATGAATAG
- a CDS encoding DUF2333 family protein — protein sequence MEEAKNAADGAAAIKKKSFLKKILLSKWFIITVLILIVLGYATWWGMNWWQDYTAQGDVQSHGTQVTQKTDATHYTHTAADENTDHNFDDALDSTAHEVLTTHQSPAENQDSHGTLQYGNTTQAAGHGETQAAPRPTGPRGVAFVEACIQPLDYELNHRFLGWRPNDIIRIADNIKNLQLGVLEVTRRTAVALAENLSRTGSTDAYVPSLEFAMNSFMIKPTELFFPSAESKYQEGLDGWRKYQKMLEKREARFYRRIDNLVPLLKLYQSILGSCDENLVKNLGEMSTFKADDVFYYAKGVAIAMGTVLEAVALDFEDTIGSEQGMDLLHHTIEVLHHASHMDPWIVLEGSPDGVLANHRANIAAHISHARFYLDVLSRSLTGNL from the coding sequence ATGGAAGAGGCGAAGAACGCTGCCGACGGCGCAGCTGCGATAAAAAAAAAGAGTTTTCTGAAAAAAATACTCCTATCCAAGTGGTTTATCATCACCGTGCTGATCCTGATAGTTTTAGGATATGCCACATGGTGGGGAATGAATTGGTGGCAGGATTATACGGCCCAGGGGGACGTGCAGTCCCATGGTACACAAGTTACCCAGAAAACGGACGCGACCCATTACACCCACACCGCAGCAGATGAGAACACAGATCACAACTTTGATGACGCCCTGGATTCTACCGCACATGAAGTCCTGACCACGCATCAGTCCCCTGCAGAAAACCAGGACTCCCATGGAACCCTTCAGTATGGAAATACAACACAGGCAGCCGGACATGGAGAGACCCAGGCCGCCCCGCGCCCCACAGGCCCCCGGGGAGTTGCTTTTGTGGAAGCCTGCATCCAGCCCCTTGATTATGAATTGAACCACAGGTTCTTGGGATGGCGGCCCAATGACATCATAAGAATTGCCGATAATATTAAAAATCTGCAATTGGGTGTTTTGGAAGTGACCCGCAGAACAGCCGTGGCCCTGGCCGAAAATCTGTCACGGACCGGAAGCACCGATGCCTATGTTCCCAGCCTGGAATTCGCCATGAACTCATTTATGATCAAGCCCACCGAACTCTTCTTTCCGTCGGCTGAAAGCAAATATCAGGAGGGGCTGGACGGGTGGCGGAAGTATCAGAAAATGCTGGAAAAAAGGGAGGCCCGTTTTTACCGGCGGATTGACAACCTGGTTCCACTGCTCAAGTTGTATCAAAGTATCCTGGGCAGTTGCGATGAAAATCTGGTCAAAAACCTGGGAGAGATGAGTACCTTTAAGGCTGATGATGTCTTTTACTACGCCAAGGGCGTTGCCATTGCCATGGGCACAGTGCTTGAGGCAGTGGCCCTGGATTTTGAGGACACCATCGGATCGGAACAGGGCATGGATTTACTCCATCACACCATTGAAGTCCTTCACCATGCCTCGCACATGGATCCCTGGATCGTTCTGGAGGGCAGTCCGGATGGCGTATTAGCCAACCATCGCGCCAACATAGCAGCCCACATCAGCCATGCCCGCTTTTATCTGGACGTGCTGTCCAGGTCACTGACAGGCAACCTGTAA
- a CDS encoding SelB C-terminal domain-containing protein, translating into MSTPPFKADYWWGVAELFAPPMLEYFDIRNVTFRVGDIRKLRGD; encoded by the coding sequence TTGTCAACGCCACCGTTTAAAGCAGATTACTGGTGGGGTGTCGCAGAACTATTTGCCCCCCCCATGCTGGAATATTTTGATATCCGGAACGTGACCTTCCGGGTTGGCGATATACGTAAGCTCAGAGGAGATTAA
- a CDS encoding ammonium transporter — translation MMKKQHIYFIFAILLMPLAAVAGDGTAIDSGNTSWMLISTALVLLMLPGLAMFYGGLVRAKNVLGTMMHTFVAMAVIGVLWVVCGYSLTFGKSIMGGVIGWNSDFFFLRGIDETVTNGIPEYIIAMFQGKFAIITPALISGALAERVYLRGYILFISLWFLFVYAPLCHWVWAPDGWLFNAGAAGVIDLAGGLVIHVSAGISALVAAIYLGPRLGHPKIATPPNNLTMTLIGAGLLWVGWFGFNAGSTLQSGLDSARALTMTQISAASGALVWLCIEGIIYRKASALGFASGTLAGLVVITPAAAVVQPLGAMFLGAASTVLCFYALQLKIKIGYDDTLDCFGIHGVGSALGVILLSFFIRDSWMVAASEAAGRTWTTFDQLLIQLKGFGATVLLAGVATFILCTIVEKTVGFRIDEESEYVGLDQSLHGERGYDFS, via the coding sequence ATGATGAAAAAGCAGCATATTTATTTCATTTTTGCAATTCTCTTAATGCCATTGGCCGCAGTGGCAGGAGATGGTACGGCAATCGACAGCGGCAACACAAGCTGGATGTTAATATCAACGGCTCTGGTTCTACTCATGCTGCCTGGTCTGGCCATGTTTTACGGTGGCCTGGTACGGGCAAAAAATGTCCTGGGAACCATGATGCATACTTTTGTGGCCATGGCCGTTATCGGTGTGCTCTGGGTGGTCTGCGGATATTCATTGACCTTTGGAAAGAGCATTATGGGCGGAGTGATCGGATGGAACAGTGATTTCTTTTTTCTCAGGGGCATTGATGAAACCGTGACCAACGGGATTCCGGAATATATCATTGCCATGTTCCAGGGCAAATTTGCCATCATCACGCCGGCCCTGATCAGCGGCGCTCTGGCAGAGCGCGTTTACCTGAGAGGATATATCCTGTTTATTTCTCTTTGGTTCCTGTTTGTTTACGCACCACTGTGCCACTGGGTGTGGGCACCGGACGGCTGGTTGTTCAATGCCGGGGCCGCCGGTGTGATCGACTTGGCCGGTGGACTTGTCATCCATGTATCGGCCGGGATCAGCGCCCTGGTGGCGGCCATCTATCTTGGACCCCGGCTGGGCCATCCCAAAATTGCCACCCCCCCGAACAATCTGACCATGACCCTGATCGGTGCCGGGCTTCTGTGGGTGGGCTGGTTTGGTTTTAATGCCGGCTCCACCCTCCAGAGCGGACTGGATTCGGCCAGGGCTCTGACCATGACCCAGATTTCCGCGGCCAGCGGGGCACTTGTCTGGCTGTGTATCGAAGGAATTATCTACAGGAAAGCATCTGCCCTTGGTTTTGCGTCCGGCACCCTGGCCGGGCTGGTGGTCATCACTCCGGCCGCCGCAGTGGTTCAGCCTCTGGGCGCCATGTTTCTGGGGGCAGCATCCACCGTGCTGTGTTTTTATGCGCTTCAACTCAAAATAAAGATAGGGTATGATGATACACTGGACTGTTTCGGAATCCACGGCGTAGGCAGCGCCCTGGGGGTCATCCTGCTCAGTTTCTTTATCCGCGATTCCTGGATGGTGGCTGCCAGCGAAGCCGCCGGCCGAACATGGACAACTTTTGACCAATTGTTAATCCAGCTCAAAGGTTTTGGGGCTACGGTTCTGCTGGCCGGAGTCGCAACCTTCATTCTGTGCACCATCGTGGAAAAAACCGTGGGCTTCAGAATTGATGAAGAGAGCGAATACGTAGGCCTTGACCAGTCACTTCACGGGGAAAGAGGCTATGATTTCTCCTGA
- a CDS encoding saccharopine dehydrogenase family protein, with the protein MMKKNVMIIGAGGVANVTAHKCAQNNDVLGNIIIASRTLSKCEAIIDSIERKGSRKSEEYSITAYHLDAMDVSATEKLIKETDASIVINVGTAFINMSVLTACINTGAAYMDTAIHEEPDKICEAPPWYANYEWKRLEECREKGITAILGTGFDPGVVNAYAAYADRYIFDAIDTIDIMDVNAGNHGKYFATNFDPEINFREFTGGVWTYIDRHWVRKEMFEVKQVYDFPVVGKMPIYLNGHDELHSLSKNIDADSIRFWMGFGDHYINVFTVLNNIGLLSEKPVTTAEGLEVIPLKVVKACLPDPVSLAPKYTGKTCIADLVKGRINGLNKEVLLYNTCDHEACYKEVESQAIAYTAGVPPAAAAMLIAQGVWDCKEMKNVEELDPAPFLKILNQIGLPTRVIKDGEDQPLSL; encoded by the coding sequence ATGATGAAAAAAAACGTGATGATTATCGGTGCCGGGGGCGTAGCCAATGTCACGGCTCATAAATGCGCACAAAATAATGATGTTCTTGGAAATATTATTATTGCCTCAAGAACGCTGTCGAAATGTGAGGCGATCATTGACAGCATTGAGCGAAAGGGCAGCCGAAAAAGTGAGGAATATTCCATAACAGCATATCATTTGGATGCCATGGATGTTTCAGCCACGGAAAAACTGATTAAAGAGACAGACGCCTCGATTGTCATCAACGTGGGCACTGCATTTATAAACATGAGTGTTCTTACGGCCTGTATCAATACAGGTGCAGCCTATATGGATACAGCCATTCATGAAGAGCCGGATAAAATCTGCGAAGCACCTCCCTGGTACGCCAATTACGAGTGGAAACGCCTTGAAGAGTGTCGAGAAAAAGGTATTACAGCCATCCTGGGTACAGGCTTTGATCCAGGAGTAGTAAATGCCTATGCCGCCTATGCCGACAGGTATATTTTCGACGCCATCGATACCATCGACATCATGGATGTGAATGCCGGAAATCACGGCAAATATTTTGCCACCAATTTTGATCCGGAGATCAACTTCCGGGAGTTTACCGGCGGGGTGTGGACCTATATTGATCGCCATTGGGTGAGAAAAGAGATGTTCGAGGTGAAGCAGGTCTACGATTTTCCGGTGGTCGGGAAGATGCCCATATATTTGAACGGGCACGATGAGCTTCATTCCCTGTCTAAAAATATTGATGCAGACTCCATCAGGTTCTGGATGGGATTCGGTGACCATTATATCAATGTGTTTACTGTGCTGAATAATATCGGACTGCTTTCAGAAAAACCTGTCACTACGGCTGAAGGGCTTGAAGTGATCCCGTTGAAAGTGGTCAAGGCGTGTCTGCCTGATCCTGTTTCACTGGCCCCTAAATATACCGGAAAAACATGTATTGCAGATCTGGTAAAAGGCCGTATCAATGGGCTCAATAAAGAGGTATTGCTCTATAACACCTGCGACCATGAAGCCTGCTATAAGGAAGTTGAAAGCCAGGCCATTGCCTATACAGCCGGGGTTCCTCCCGCAGCGGCCGCCATGCTGATTGCCCAGGGTGTCTGGGACTGTAAAGAGATGAAAAACGTTGAAGAACTGGACCCGGCGCCATTTTTGAAAATCCTCAACCAGATCGGCCTTCCCACCAGAGTAATTAAAGACGGGGAGGACCAGCCACTCTCCCTATAA
- the nspC gene encoding carboxynorspermidine decarboxylase, translating into MKKLPTPCYLIDEQKLHSNMEKLAAIREQSGAKMLLALKCFATWGVFDLMAPYMDGTTSSSYYEAKLGYETFGKETHAYSVAYSHDDVKKVCLFSDKIIFNSLSQLTRFYPECSDIACGIRINPGISHSGFDLADPAREFSRLGVTSITDIETAMPMISGAMFHFNCENEDVAAFEKLLAGISLKYSTFLKQLDWVSLGGGISYTEDHFDCERFAQLIKEFSQQFGLKVYLEPGEAAVTHTTTLVTTVLDIVQNQKKIAIVDASIEAHMLDLLVYRESAGFQGTLATGGFEYQIAGRSCLAADIFGQGRFKTELQVGDTIIIKDAAGYTMVKKNWFNGVKMPSVAVLRTDGQIEVLQQSSFSDYKKGLSTKKLRI; encoded by the coding sequence GTGAAAAAGCTTCCAACGCCCTGTTACCTTATTGATGAACAAAAACTTCATTCAAACATGGAGAAGCTGGCGGCAATAAGAGAGCAAAGTGGAGCAAAAATGCTCCTGGCGCTGAAATGTTTTGCCACATGGGGGGTTTTTGATCTAATGGCGCCTTACATGGACGGCACCACCAGCTCTTCATACTATGAAGCAAAACTTGGATATGAAACCTTTGGCAAGGAGACCCACGCTTACAGCGTTGCCTACAGCCATGACGATGTAAAAAAAGTCTGTCTCTTTTCAGATAAAATCATATTTAACTCCCTGTCCCAGTTAACCCGGTTTTATCCTGAATGCAGCGATATTGCCTGTGGAATCAGAATTAACCCCGGTATAAGCCACAGCGGCTTTGACCTGGCAGACCCTGCCCGGGAATTTTCCAGGCTCGGCGTGACATCCATAACGGATATTGAAACAGCCATGCCCATGATTTCCGGTGCCATGTTCCATTTCAACTGTGAAAATGAAGATGTTGCCGCATTTGAAAAACTGCTTGCCGGTATCAGCCTTAAATATTCAACATTTCTAAAACAGCTGGACTGGGTGAGTCTGGGAGGCGGCATATCCTACACCGAAGACCATTTTGACTGTGAGCGCTTTGCACAACTCATAAAAGAATTTTCCCAACAATTTGGCCTTAAGGTCTATCTGGAACCGGGAGAGGCGGCTGTGACCCATACAACCACCCTTGTGACAACCGTTCTTGATATCGTCCAGAACCAAAAAAAAATTGCTATTGTGGATGCCTCCATTGAAGCGCACATGCTGGACCTGCTGGTGTACCGGGAATCGGCCGGTTTTCAAGGAACACTGGCAACGGGAGGATTTGAATATCAGATAGCAGGACGATCCTGTCTTGCCGCGGATATATTCGGCCAGGGTCGTTTCAAAACAGAACTTCAGGTCGGTGATACCATTATTATCAAAGATGCCGCCGGTTATACCATGGTGAAAAAAAACTGGTTTAACGGCGTAAAAATGCCGTCAGTGGCAGTCCTGCGAACTGACGGGCAAATTGAAGTATTACAACAGTCCTCTTTTTCCGATTACAAAAAAGGACTTTCAACTAAAAAACTAAGGATTTAA
- the gap gene encoding type I glyceraldehyde-3-phosphate dehydrogenase: MLKVAINGFGRIGRLSFRKIFGDDRFDIVAINDLTEPKMLAHLLKYDSVQGRYSGHTVGCDGDALIIDGKKIPVYKDSDPKNLPWGNLGVDIVLECTGFFCSKSKSQAHIDAGAKRVLISAPAGSDLPTIVYGVNHHTLKGDELVVSGASCTTNCLAPMAKALNEYRELRTGFMTTIHAYTGDQMILDGPHRKGDFRRARAGAINIVPNSTGAAKAIGLVIPELDGKLIGSAQRVPVPSGSITILDATLKDDTETVSVEGINEAMKKAADESFGYSDEELVSSDTIGMSYGSLFDSTQTLAQRCGTKIYEVRVVSWYDNEMSYVSQLIRTLAHMGKLMS; encoded by the coding sequence ATGCTTAAAGTTGCTATTAACGGTTTTGGACGAATAGGAAGGCTTTCTTTCCGGAAAATCTTTGGAGATGACCGTTTTGACATTGTAGCCATTAATGATTTGACAGAGCCCAAAATGCTGGCACATCTACTGAAGTATGACAGTGTGCAGGGCCGTTATTCAGGTCATACCGTTGGGTGCGATGGTGACGCTCTCATAATTGACGGCAAAAAAATTCCGGTTTACAAAGATTCTGACCCCAAAAATCTTCCCTGGGGAAACCTTGGGGTGGACATTGTTCTGGAATGCACCGGATTTTTCTGTTCAAAATCCAAAAGCCAGGCCCATATTGATGCCGGAGCCAAGAGGGTTTTAATCTCCGCACCGGCCGGCAGTGATCTGCCCACAATCGTCTATGGAGTAAATCATCATACGCTCAAAGGCGATGAACTTGTGGTTTCAGGTGCGTCATGCACAACCAACTGCCTTGCCCCCATGGCAAAGGCACTCAATGAATATCGTGAATTAAGAACCGGTTTTATGACAACCATCCACGCATACACTGGCGACCAGATGATTCTTGACGGCCCCCATCGCAAAGGTGATTTCCGCCGTGCACGGGCCGGTGCAATCAACATCGTTCCCAACTCAACCGGTGCAGCCAAGGCCATTGGCCTTGTTATTCCAGAGCTCGACGGCAAACTCATCGGTTCGGCACAGCGGGTCCCTGTTCCTTCAGGATCCATCACCATTCTTGATGCCACCCTCAAGGACGATACTGAAACCGTGTCTGTTGAAGGCATTAATGAAGCCATGAAAAAAGCGGCGGATGAATCTTTCGGGTATTCCGATGAGGAGCTGGTGTCAAGTGATACCATCGGCATGAGCTATGGTTCCCTGTTTGACTCCACCCAGACACTTGCCCAGCGCTGCGGCACCAAAATTTATGAAGTCCGGGTGGTCTCCTGGTATGACAATGAGATGAGTTATGTCAGTCAGCTGATCAGGACCCTGGCACACATGGGTAAACTGATGTCCTAG
- a CDS encoding alpha/beta fold hydrolase, which translates to MMIYISLVVIALIVLLFGPRVRIDQTISAKKLPVDLDGYLICEEQQFDDIVPGTQKSIIWAGASGEQTDISVVYIHGFSATRKETAPLSDLVAQALGANLFYTRLTGHGRTGQAMAHAHVNDWLNDVVEAYEIGRRIGRKVIMIGCSTGGTSLAWLAHRAATVGGMDALYTCIFLSPNFRPKNMFSSLLVWPWGQLIAAVFIGKERITVPENKGHGQYWTSRYPVAALLPMMGMVKLVRGLDLSKLRVPCLVIYSPDDQILHIPSLKHAYNQMGCFKKRLVPFTGSADPGQHILAGDIFSPETSEKLADIIVSFVLE; encoded by the coding sequence ATGATGATATATATCAGTCTTGTGGTCATTGCTTTAATCGTCTTGCTATTTGGCCCACGGGTCCGTATTGACCAGACCATATCCGCCAAAAAACTGCCCGTGGACCTGGATGGCTATCTGATCTGTGAAGAACAGCAGTTTGACGACATCGTTCCGGGTACTCAGAAATCAATAATATGGGCCGGAGCATCCGGGGAACAAACGGACATCAGTGTGGTATATATCCACGGTTTTTCTGCCACACGCAAGGAAACCGCTCCGTTAAGCGATCTTGTGGCACAGGCCTTGGGTGCCAATCTGTTTTATACCCGCCTTACCGGCCATGGCCGGACAGGCCAGGCCATGGCCCATGCCCATGTGAATGACTGGCTCAATGACGTGGTGGAAGCCTATGAAATTGGCCGGCGCATAGGCAGAAAGGTGATCATGATCGGCTGTTCCACCGGTGGCACTTCCCTTGCCTGGCTGGCCCATCGGGCGGCCACCGTGGGTGGTATGGATGCCCTTTATACGTGCATCTTTTTATCGCCCAATTTCAGGCCGAAAAATATGTTTTCATCCCTGCTTGTATGGCCCTGGGGGCAGCTGATTGCCGCAGTTTTCATTGGAAAAGAAAGGATTACGGTACCGGAAAATAAAGGCCATGGACAGTACTGGACCTCCCGGTATCCCGTGGCGGCTCTGCTGCCCATGATGGGTATGGTCAAACTTGTCAGGGGCCTTGACCTGTCAAAGCTTCGGGTGCCCTGTCTTGTGATCTACTCCCCAGATGATCAGATTCTTCATATCCCGTCCCTGAAACATGCTTATAACCAAATGGGCTGTTTTAAAAAAAGGCTTGTTCCCTTTACCGGCTCTGCAGACCCGGGGCAGCATATCCTGGCCGGTGATATTTTTTCACCTGAAACAAGTGAAAAGCTTGCAGATATAATAGTTTCTTTCGTGCTGGAATAA
- a CDS encoding LuxR C-terminal-related transcriptional regulator, which translates to MLRQNSGLVQSDTNLMLDIIHSALCCRTSLQFHQLLDQTKALVPFSYARCGFGDCSEYDIKKIAAFHMISGFPEEWEARYARKDYYLDDNVAHTAFVKPGLIYWPDYIKIPGLDDERNDKSSRIMDEASSMGLEDGWLYSLRGNLSTEAAIISLSGKKFKKKGRFQKILEYLAPHLGQAVKGIIQGRENGLRANLTPRETEILSWTAAGKTAWEISQILNISQRTVEFHMGNVLKKLDAVNACQAVAIGLTSGLISY; encoded by the coding sequence ATGTTGAGACAAAATTCTGGGCTGGTGCAATCCGACACAAATCTGATGCTGGATATAATTCACTCTGCTCTTTGTTGCCGTACGTCACTTCAATTTCATCAGCTGCTCGACCAGACCAAGGCCCTTGTCCCTTTTTCCTATGCCAGGTGTGGATTCGGTGACTGCAGCGAGTATGATATCAAAAAGATAGCTGCTTTTCATATGATTTCAGGATTCCCTGAAGAGTGGGAGGCACGGTATGCTCGAAAAGATTATTACCTGGACGACAATGTTGCCCACACTGCTTTTGTAAAACCGGGGCTTATCTATTGGCCGGACTATATCAAGATACCCGGCCTGGATGATGAAAGAAACGATAAAAGTTCCCGGATCATGGATGAGGCTTCATCCATGGGACTTGAGGACGGTTGGCTCTACAGTCTTCGGGGAAATCTTTCCACTGAGGCTGCAATTATATCCCTTTCCGGTAAAAAGTTTAAAAAAAAAGGACGGTTTCAAAAGATTCTGGAGTATCTGGCACCCCACCTGGGTCAGGCCGTAAAAGGGATCATTCAGGGTCGGGAAAACGGCCTGCGTGCAAATTTAACACCCCGGGAAACAGAAATTCTTTCCTGGACAGCGGCAGGGAAAACCGCCTGGGAGATTTCCCAAATCCTGAATATCAGTCAGAGGACTGTTGAGTTTCATATGGGCAATGTCCTCAAAAAGCTGGATGCGGTCAATGCCTGTCAGGCCGTAGCCATAGGACTTACTTCCGGCCTTATCTCATACTGA
- a CDS encoding radical SAM protein, with protein MAHIKSGLKTAALMRQGRMPGQLVIQITDRCNATCPQCGMRKTNKFDRTRLTNDQLREIIDAAGEKGFAAISFTGGEPMLLRRDLPELIRRAGQAGIPYIRTGTNGFFFADHDKPDFEDKIKAIADELADTPLRNFWISLDSSVTGIHEQMRGFNGVVRGMEKALPIFHNAGLFPSVNLGLNRNVSQITQGLCSPAPKDLADPEASPFYRAFAQGFAAFYRKVIDMGFTIANACYPMSMDDSTDKEGLDAVYAAASADRVVCFTGTEKALLFKALWDTIPKFRSKIRIFSPLASLHTLYNVYSSNNADTPYGCRGGIDFFYLNCTDGNTYPCGYRGADNLGPFPDLNVNAIDPKGYCLACDWECFRDPTELGGPFMEAVAAPWRLAARMAKDPGYGACWFKDLQYYKACDFFDGRRPPRTSALQRF; from the coding sequence ATGGCCCATATCAAATCAGGACTGAAAACTGCCGCACTCATGCGCCAAGGCCGGATGCCCGGCCAGCTTGTCATCCAGATCACGGACCGGTGCAATGCCACCTGCCCCCAGTGCGGCATGCGCAAAACCAATAAATTTGACCGGACGCGCCTGACCAATGATCAGCTCAGGGAGATCATTGATGCGGCCGGGGAAAAAGGATTTGCCGCCATCTCTTTCACCGGCGGGGAACCCATGCTGCTGCGCAGGGATCTGCCCGAACTGATACGGCGGGCCGGACAGGCAGGTATTCCCTATATCCGCACCGGCACCAACGGATTTTTTTTTGCTGACCATGACAAACCGGATTTTGAGGATAAAATAAAGGCCATTGCCGATGAACTTGCAGATACACCCTTACGTAACTTCTGGATCAGTCTGGACTCATCGGTCACTGGCATCCACGAACAGATGCGCGGCTTTAACGGTGTTGTCCGGGGTATGGAAAAGGCGTTACCCATTTTTCACAATGCCGGTCTTTTTCCTTCTGTGAATCTGGGATTGAACCGCAATGTATCCCAGATCACACAAGGTCTTTGCTCGCCTGCCCCCAAAGATCTTGCAGATCCGGAAGCCTCCCCCTTTTACCGGGCCTTTGCCCAGGGGTTTGCCGCCTTCTACCGCAAGGTGATCGACATGGGATTCACCATTGCCAATGCCTGCTATCCCATGAGCATGGATGACAGTACTGATAAAGAGGGTTTGGATGCCGTTTATGCCGCAGCGTCCGCAGACCGGGTTGTCTGTTTCACAGGCACGGAAAAGGCGCTTTTGTTCAAGGCGCTTTGGGATACGATTCCCAAATTCAGATCAAAAATAAGAATTTTTTCACCCCTTGCCAGCTTGCACACCCTTTACAATGTCTATTCAAGTAACAACGCAGACACGCCATACGGCTGCCGGGGGGGCATTGATTTCTTTTACCTGAACTGCACCGACGGAAACACCTACCCGTGCGGATACAGGGGCGCTGACAACCTGGGGCCGTTTCCGGACTTAAACGTCAATGCCATTGATCCCAAGGGATATTGTCTGGCCTGCGACTGGGAGTGTTTCAGGGACCCCACCGAGCTTGGGGGGCCATTCATGGAAGCCGTTGCCGCGCCGTGGCGTCTTGCGGCCAGAATGGCCAAAGATCCGGGGTATGGCGCATGCTGGTTCAAGGATCTTCAATATTACAAGGCTTGCGACTTTTTTGACGGCAGACGGCCGCCCAGGACTTCTGCCTTACAAAGATTCTAA